A region from the Muribaculum gordoncarteri genome encodes:
- a CDS encoding DUF3408 domain-containing protein — protein MKTNKPTASKSTELTDATKSKVSTLNPEVTMKSDNSTNPNPAVNSDNTVNSTTPANADNLFDNEQPVTEATAVTEPPKQQRIGRQQRKSDFAEFKATFLTPAKLVNRHALNIEGDLWDQLERVSRILGGRGTTVSSYANAILAEHLKQYAEDIEIWRKL, from the coding sequence ATGAAAACAAATAAACCCACCGCATCCAAGTCAACCGAGTTGACCGATGCAACCAAATCCAAAGTATCGACCCTTAACCCCGAAGTCACAATGAAATCAGATAACTCCACCAACCCTAATCCCGCAGTCAACAGCGATAACACTGTTAACAGCACCACACCTGCCAACGCTGACAATCTGTTTGACAACGAACAGCCAGTAACCGAGGCAACTGCCGTAACCGAGCCACCGAAGCAACAGCGCATCGGCAGGCAGCAGCGCAAATCGGATTTCGCCGAGTTCAAGGCAACGTTCCTCACTCCTGCAAAGCTGGTGAACCGCCATGCCCTGAACATCGAAGGCGACCTATGGGACCAGCTTGAGCGCGTTTCCAGAATCCTCGGTGGCCGTGGCACTACCGTCAGCAGTTACGCCAACGCAATCCTCGCCGAGCATCTGAAACAGTATGCCGAAGACATCGAAATCTGGCGCAAACTCTGA
- a CDS encoding plasmid mobilization protein, translating into MKKSNLRPAKGRPKLPADERKSIMVPVKFDIDQYQVMMDKALTAGLNRSEYIRQSALHCKVVERLTPRDVKAIRDLQGIAENLNRTAKFVGAILKGGASEEQIVRTYREIIQCKDFVLSLIKNYRNTPDSV; encoded by the coding sequence ATGAAGAAATCCAATTTACGTCCCGCTAAAGGGCGTCCCAAGCTCCCGGCTGATGAACGAAAGTCCATCATGGTGCCGGTGAAATTCGACATAGACCAATATCAGGTAATGATGGACAAAGCTCTCACGGCAGGGCTCAACCGCTCGGAATATATCCGGCAGTCGGCACTGCACTGTAAAGTCGTGGAAAGGCTCACGCCAAGAGATGTCAAGGCAATCCGCGACCTTCAGGGAATCGCTGAAAATCTCAACCGCACGGCAAAATTTGTCGGTGCCATTCTAAAAGGTGGTGCCTCTGAGGAACAGATTGTCCGCACATACAGAGAGATAATTCAGTGCAAGGATTTTGTCCTTTCACTGATAAAAAACTATCGTAATACACCGGACAGCGTATGA
- a CDS encoding relaxase/mobilization nuclease domain-containing protein, translated as MMGKITKGGSFGGCVDYVTRRKKDNPDGTPCNEWRLIDCKDVSMMEGRNGIIASFEDNLALNPDLKNPVGHISLNFHANDKDKVDDRIMVEIAQKYMKKMGIMDTPYIIVWHLDKDYPHCHIVFSRIDNHAETISDKNDFSRNKAACLDLTKEYGLHISEGKKQTNVNKLRGTEKIRYEIFNAVDAVWNDKSVHTFEQFETRLKAAGVGIEYKYKRGTSELQGLWYTRKGKRFAASKIDRRFSLGNISKHLANNKPLHSQSQWMYADGSIVPIASYKGVRLTTQQMNDYVAGKAIRVDGCQGDMPTVWIKFNPQRMTPGVYSSNPDLVGQSASQSQNYGTRLSQVPSSGTSQMQEGFANGGVLPDDFKLWMSRHPGLTIEEALHRYREEQKAKRRRQGPKLH; from the coding sequence ATGATGGGCAAGATAACAAAAGGCGGCAGTTTCGGCGGTTGTGTCGATTACGTCACTCGTCGAAAGAAGGATAATCCCGACGGCACGCCCTGTAATGAATGGCGTCTTATAGACTGCAAAGATGTATCTATGATGGAAGGGAGAAATGGAATTATCGCTTCTTTTGAAGATAATCTCGCCTTGAATCCGGACTTGAAAAATCCGGTCGGGCATATTTCCCTGAACTTTCATGCCAACGACAAGGATAAAGTTGATGACCGGATTATGGTAGAGATTGCCCAAAAATATATGAAGAAAATGGGCATCATGGATACTCCATACATCATTGTCTGGCATCTCGACAAAGATTATCCACACTGTCATATCGTGTTCAGCCGAATAGATAACCACGCCGAAACCATTTCCGATAAGAATGATTTCAGTCGCAACAAGGCAGCCTGTCTTGACTTGACAAAGGAATATGGACTGCACATTTCCGAGGGTAAAAAGCAGACTAATGTCAATAAATTGCGTGGCACGGAAAAGATACGATATGAGATTTTCAATGCCGTTGACGCTGTATGGAACGATAAATCAGTCCATACTTTCGAGCAATTCGAGACTCGCTTAAAGGCGGCTGGTGTCGGCATAGAATACAAATACAAGCGTGGCACCAGCGAATTGCAGGGTCTATGGTACACCAGAAAAGGCAAGCGTTTCGCTGCATCAAAGATTGACCGGCGATTCAGTCTGGGCAATATATCCAAGCATCTGGCTAACAACAAACCGCTACATTCTCAGTCTCAATGGATGTATGCAGATGGCTCCATCGTGCCTATCGCATCATACAAAGGTGTGCGGCTTACGACACAACAAATGAATGATTACGTTGCGGGGAAAGCTATCCGAGTTGACGGATGTCAGGGAGATATGCCTACTGTGTGGATAAAATTCAACCCACAGCGCATGACTCCGGGAGTCTATTCATCGAATCCGGATTTAGTCGGCCAATCCGCATCCCAGTCGCAAAACTATGGCACTCGGTTATCCCAAGTTCCATCCTCAGGAACCTCGCAGATGCAAGAAGGTTTTGCTAATGGAGGCGTTTTACCCGATGATTTCAAACTGTGGATGAGCCGCCATCCCGGACTTACCATTGAAGAGGCCCTTCATCGCTATCGTGAAGAACAAAAAGCCAAACGCCGCCGACAAGGGCCCAAACTACACTAA
- a CDS encoding type I restriction endonuclease subunit R, with product MALTQSEDALEKGLIKTLTDMAYEYVEIHEETNLISNFKRQLEKHNAKELAQHGRTELTDNEFNKVMLYLEGGTTFEKAKKLRDLLPLELDNGQRVWLEFLNRHKWCQNEFQVSNQITLEGRRQCRYDVTILINGLPLVQIELKKRGVELKQAYNQVQRYHKTSFHGLFNYIQIFVISNGVNTRYFANNPNSGYKFTFNWTDRKNNPFNQLSLFAAEFFDPCTLGKIISKYIVLHEGDKCMMVLRPYQYYAVEEILNRVVNSNDNGYIWHTTGAGKTLTSFKAAQLVSEIDEIDKVLFVVDRHDLDTQTQAEYEAFEPGAVDGTDSTKELIQRLGSDKKIIITTIQKLNCAVTKDYYNRHLQDVRDKKVVMIFDECHRSHFGESHKNIVHFFNNLQIFGFTGTPIFVENSKNDRTTKEIFGNCLHKYLIKDAIADDNVLGFLVEYYTGNADLDLESDSRMREVARFILNNFNKSTFDGEYNALFAVQSVPMLLRYYKIFKGLNPDIKIGAIFTYAANGSQDDEATGMNRGFANPKVAADEMQEIIDDYNKTFGTSHSVENFGLYYDDINKRMKKKDPKMKPLDLLLVVGMFLTGFDAKKLNTLYVDKNLEYHGLLQAFSRTNRVLNEKKRFGKVICFRDLKSNVDASIKLFSDNNPIEDIVRPPFKDVKREYIEKTEQFLSKYPNVDEIDNLESENDKVAFVLAFRDIIKKHAEMQIYEEYSPSDISFIMTEQEFQDFRSKYLDIAQNFGSKPAKVAAEPAAAYGAEPETTLDDIDFCLELLHSDVINVAYILALIHDLDPASDDYSEKRREILDTMIRDAEMRSKAELIDGFISENVDANQDEFRRSKADGTIDLESRLVDYVRRAKDRAVEQLAAEEEIDQTALHKFMEEYDYLHREKDEILQDAIKKKKLGLKQRRSVFNRILQKLRKIIEIYNWE from the coding sequence ATGGCACTTACTCAAAGCGAAGATGCACTGGAAAAAGGTTTGATAAAGACTCTCACGGATATGGCGTATGAATACGTTGAAATCCATGAGGAGACTAACCTTATATCAAATTTCAAACGACAGTTGGAAAAACACAATGCCAAGGAACTTGCGCAACATGGCAGAACGGAACTTACGGACAATGAGTTCAATAAGGTCATGCTCTATCTTGAAGGTGGCACCACGTTTGAGAAAGCCAAAAAACTGCGGGATTTGCTTCCTTTGGAACTTGACAACGGACAGCGCGTATGGCTTGAATTTCTTAATCGTCATAAATGGTGTCAGAATGAATTTCAAGTTTCCAACCAGATAACTTTAGAAGGCCGTCGTCAGTGCCGTTATGATGTTACCATTCTGATTAACGGTCTGCCATTGGTGCAGATTGAGTTGAAGAAACGTGGTGTTGAATTAAAACAAGCATACAATCAGGTTCAACGCTACCACAAGACATCATTCCACGGTCTGTTCAACTATATTCAGATTTTCGTGATTTCCAACGGCGTGAACACCCGCTATTTTGCCAATAACCCTAATAGTGGTTACAAGTTCACGTTTAACTGGACTGATCGGAAGAACAATCCGTTCAACCAACTAAGTCTTTTCGCGGCTGAATTCTTCGACCCATGCACACTCGGCAAAATTATCAGCAAGTACATCGTACTTCACGAAGGCGATAAATGTATGATGGTTTTGCGCCCATATCAATATTATGCCGTTGAGGAAATCCTCAACCGTGTGGTCAACAGCAATGATAACGGCTATATCTGGCACACAACCGGAGCGGGAAAGACGTTAACCTCATTCAAAGCCGCACAGCTTGTTTCTGAAATTGATGAAATAGACAAGGTGCTTTTTGTCGTTGACAGGCACGACCTCGACACTCAGACACAGGCGGAATATGAAGCCTTTGAGCCGGGAGCTGTGGATGGCACTGACAGTACTAAGGAACTTATACAGCGTCTCGGAAGTGATAAGAAGATAATAATCACCACTATTCAAAAGCTGAATTGCGCAGTCACCAAAGACTATTACAACCGTCATCTTCAAGATGTGCGCGATAAAAAGGTCGTGATGATTTTTGATGAGTGCCACCGAAGCCATTTTGGAGAAAGTCACAAAAATATTGTCCACTTCTTTAACAACCTTCAGATATTCGGCTTCACCGGCACTCCGATATTCGTCGAAAACTCAAAGAATGACCGCACAACCAAAGAAATCTTCGGTAATTGCCTGCACAAGTATCTGATTAAAGATGCTATCGCCGATGACAATGTACTGGGCTTTCTCGTTGAATATTACACCGGCAACGCAGACCTTGATCTTGAAAGCGATAGCCGTATGCGCGAAGTCGCACGGTTTATCCTCAACAACTTCAATAAGTCCACTTTTGATGGCGAGTACAACGCTCTGTTTGCCGTTCAGTCAGTGCCGATGCTTTTGCGTTACTACAAGATTTTTAAGGGATTGAATCCAGACATCAAAATCGGTGCGATATTCACTTACGCAGCAAACGGCAGTCAGGATGATGAAGCCACCGGCATGAACCGGGGTTTCGCAAATCCGAAAGTCGCCGCCGATGAGATGCAGGAAATCATAGATGACTACAACAAAACCTTCGGCACATCCCATTCGGTAGAAAACTTCGGACTCTACTATGACGACATCAACAAGAGAATGAAAAAGAAAGACCCGAAGATGAAGCCTTTGGACTTGTTGCTCGTCGTCGGGATGTTCCTTACGGGTTTCGATGCCAAGAAGCTCAACACTCTCTATGTTGATAAAAATCTTGAATATCATGGTCTGTTGCAGGCTTTCAGTCGCACGAATCGTGTACTGAACGAGAAAAAGAGATTCGGAAAGGTGATCTGCTTCCGCGACCTCAAAAGCAACGTGGATGCGTCTATAAAGCTGTTCTCCGACAATAATCCTATCGAAGATATAGTGCGTCCGCCGTTCAAGGATGTCAAGCGCGAGTACATTGAAAAAACCGAACAGTTCCTGTCTAAGTATCCGAATGTTGATGAGATAGACAATCTTGAAAGTGAGAACGACAAAGTGGCGTTTGTCCTTGCTTTCCGCGACATAATCAAGAAACACGCTGAAATGCAGATTTATGAGGAATATTCGCCTTCGGATATATCTTTCATAATGACTGAGCAGGAGTTTCAGGACTTCCGCAGCAAGTATCTTGACATAGCACAGAATTTCGGTTCAAAACCGGCAAAGGTTGCCGCCGAACCCGCTGCCGCTTATGGCGCCGAACCGGAAACGACACTTGACGATATTGACTTTTGTCTTGAACTGCTACACAGCGACGTAATCAACGTGGCATACATCCTCGCGCTGATTCACGACCTTGACCCGGCAAGCGATGATTACTCTGAAAAACGCCGTGAGATTCTTGACACGATGATTCGTGATGCCGAGATGCGCAGCAAGGCTGAGCTTATCGACGGTTTCATCAGCGAGAATGTCGATGCCAATCAGGATGAGTTCCGGCGGTCTAAGGCTGACGGCACAATAGATCTTGAATCACGACTGGTGGATTATGTACGCAGAGCAAAAGACCGTGCCGTAGAGCAACTTGCTGCGGAGGAAGAAATCGACCAGACGGCACTTCATAAGTTCATGGAGGAATACGACTATCTCCACCGTGAGAAGGACGAGATACTTCAGGATGCCATAAAGAAAAAGAAACTCGGTCTGAAACAACGCCGCAGCGTATTCAACCGTATTCTTCAAAAACTTCGTAAAATAATAGAAATCTACAACTGGGAATAA